The sequence below is a genomic window from Coriobacteriia bacterium.
GGCCGCGTGCGCGCGGATCGTGTTCTTGACCAGCGAGGTCAGCACCGCGGCGTCGATGCCCTTTCCCGAGATGTCTCCCACCGTGACGCCCACGAGCCCGTGCCCGAGCTCGAAGAGGTCGTAGAAGTCGCCGCCGACGCGCGCCATCTCGGTGGCGGAGTGGTACAGGGGCGCGAACTCGAGGCCGTGGATGCTCTCGGGCAGCGCCAGCAGGGTCTCCTGGAGCGTCTCGGAGACGTGGCGCTCGTTCTCGTAGAGGCGGGCGTTCTCGAGCGCGAGCGACACCGAGGAGGCGACCTTGCGGGCGAAGTCCACCTCGCCCTGGGAGAAGCGGTGCGGCGAGTGGTAGTTGAAGAAGAGCGCGCCCTCCACCCGCTCGCGGCGCGTCAGCGGCGCTACGACCACGGAGGGGATGTTGTAGCGCTCTTGCACCTCGCGCGAGGTGCGCGGGTCGTGCAGTGCGTCCTCCACGGCCACGGGGGCCTTCGTCGCCGCGGCGATGTCGACGAAGGGGACGTCGCGAGGCTCGAACCGCCGGCCGAGGATCTCCGCCGGCAGGTGCCATATGTGCGTCGGGACCCAGGCGCCGTCTTCCACTAGGTCCAGCGCCGAGGAGTCGCATCCGATGCTGGTGGCGGCGACCTCGAGCACCTCGGAGAAGACCTCCTCGGGGCGCAACGTGGAGTGTACCAGGTCGTCGACGAGGTTGAGGGCGTCGCCGAGGCGGGCCGCCTCCTGCGCCCGCTCGAACAGCGACGCGTTCTGCAGCCCAGTGGTGAAGGTGTCGGCCAGAGAGGCGACGAACGCGCGCTCCTCCTCGCCGAAGATGCGCGGGCGCGGCCATGCCAGGGTCAGGCTTCCGATCGTCTCCTCCTTGGCGAGCAGCGGCACCACGACCAGGGACCCGAGCTCGATGCCGTAGCGGCGGTACGCGTCGCGGACCCGGGTCGAGACGTCCGAGGTCGCGGCGTCCTCGTGCACCACCATGTTCCCCTCCCTGATCGCGCGCACGACCTCGTAGGGCTCGTCGAGGGCGACCCCGTCGGCGAAATCCTCGAAGAACGCCGGTGGGAAGCCGAGGCCGCCGACCAGAGCGAGCCGGCGGCGCCCCTGGAGCATCCACACCGACGCGGCCGTCACGCCCAGGTGCCGGATGACGGACTCGAGAGCCCGCTCGACCACGGCCTTCGAGTCGAGAGAGGAGGTCACGAGGCTGGCGACGTCGCGAAGGGTGCTCAGGCGCGCGCTGCGCTCGCGCTCGCTCTCGAACAGGCGCACGTTGTCGATGGCCACGGCGACCTGTCCGGCGAACGCGCGCAGGAGCTGGAGCGCCCGCCCGCTCTCCCGCGCGTCCTCCTCGCGGAAGGCGATCCCGAGCACCCCGAAGCGCCGGCCCTTCGAACCGAGCGGGAGCACGGCCAACGAGCGGAACCCCAGGTAGCGCGCGAGTTCACCGTCGAGCACGCACTCGTCGTGGGACGCGTCGGCTATCAGCGCCTCTTCGCCGGTGCGCATCACACGTCCGGTCGCCCCCTCGTCTGGGCTCAGGCGGAAGGACGCGAGCTCCTTGGGCACTGTCCTCCCGGGCACGTCCCAGAGGTATGGGGCCGTAGGCGCGCCTCCTTCCTCGAACACGTAGACCCAGACCGCGACCGGGTCGAACAGGCTGCGCGCCCCCTGGGCCACGGCGCGCTTGACGACGTCGGCCTCGGTGGCGCCGGCGAGCTCGCGTCCGACCTCTCCCAGCCGAGTCAGGCCCTCCACGTGGCTCCGGAGGCTCGTCCGGGCGTCCTCGAGCGAGCGCGCCACATCGCCGATCTCGTCGGTGCGCTCGGAACGGACCGGACGCCCCAGCTCGCCCGACCCGATGCGCCGGGCGTCGTCGGCGACGACGGTCAGCGAGCGCCGGATGCTGGAGGAGAGCAGCACGCTGGCGAGGAGCGCGAGCCCGACGACGGCTGCGGTCAGCGGCAAGCCGACCAGCAGGCTGCGGTAGAAGGGGCCGAGCGCCTCGCGGTGGGGTACGGAGGCGCCCGCGGCCCAGCCCAGCCGCTCGATGGGGACGAAGGCGGCGACGCGCTCCTCGCCCGAGGGGGTCGGCCCGGACCAGTGGCGCAGCACGACCGTCTCCCCCCGGATAGCGCTCTCCACGGACGGGTGACGCGGCGTCCAGTCCTCGAGCCGACGCGCGAGCCCGGGGTCCTCGTTCTGGAAGACGAGCCGTCCCCGGGAATCGATGATGCTCATGCCCCCGCGCTCCATGCCGACCACGTCCTCCAGCGCCTCCGGGAGCGCTGTGACGTCGACCAGCACCATCATGACCCCGACCGTGTCACCGTCGGCGTCATCGATCCGGCGGGCCAGGTGGAAGCCGACGCCGTCGTGCTCGTGCCTCGCGCTCGGTTCGATGCCTTCGCCCGAGGCGCTTCTAAGGCACGCGCCGAAGGCCGGGTCGCCGGAGAGGTCCTCGCCTTCGGGCACGGTGCCCGACGAGCTCAGCACCCGTCCCCGCGGGTCCGTCACCGCGGCGTACCGGACGGGGTACGCCTCCTGGAAGCGCTGGAGCGCTTGGACGGACTCCGGGGAGCCCGGGTCCCGGGCCACCTGACTCTGCCCGAGGGCACCGGCGGTGCCGAGCATGTCCTTGACGAGCAGCTCGAACGCGGTGCCGGCCAGCCGGGCCACGCCCAAGCGCTCTTGCTCGACCTGCGCTACGCGCGTGTCGTACCACTGCCGATACACCACCGCGAGGATCGTGACGAGCGGTACGGCGACCACCATGTAGATGGCCGCGAGCTTCCATGCGATCCGTGCGCGCTTGACCACCGGGGACTCCCCCTATCCGCGCCGAAGAAGGCTCGCGAGGTATCCGCTACCGGACCGCATCCCGGGCGGCGCGGCGACGCGGGCGGTGACGGCGTCGCCCCGCCCGGCCGGGTGCCGCTCCTCGCCGGTGCCCGCCGCGACAGGGCGCTTCCCGTGGGCGAGGTCCTTCTCCAGCAGCAGGGTGGTCCCCCCGGGATCGCTGCTCAGCAGCAGCCGGTCGGTCAGCTCCATCATCAGCGTGAAGCCCATACCGAGGGTCTGGCCCGTCGAGAAGCCGGGCACGAGCGTGGCCTTCGGCAGGTTCCGGAAGTCGATCCCTGGTCCCTCGTCGGCGAGGATGAACTGCACGCGGTGTCCTTCCCTGCATATCCGGTATGTCCCTCCCCCCGCGTGCTTGAGCATGTTCGTGGCGCCCTCGGAGAAGGCCACCAGCAGGTCGCCGACCTCGGGGATCTCTCCGAGGGCGGCGCGGACGCGCGTCCTGGCCTCGGCCAGCTGTGACGGTTCGCGGAGCTCATGCGGTGCGCCGGCCCGGGCGATGATCGACGAGTCGATCTCGTCCCTGCCGAGCAGGATGAGCCTGCCGCCCGTCACGGCGTCGATCACGTCGCTGTACGCCTGGCGGATGGCGCGGTCCTTGTCCTTGAGGACGCGCAGCGACCTCCTCTGCTCCTCGTGGAGCCGCGCATTCTCGACCGCGACGCCCGCCTGCCCGGCTATCGCGGCAGCGAGCCGCATGTCGTGGTCGGTGTACTCCCGGCGTTCGCCGGGGCTGTCGACGTAGATGTATCCGATGAGCCGCTCACCGTGGACGATCGGGACGTAGAGCGTGAGTCCGAGGCGGAGGCTCGCAGTGGCTCGCCTCTCGGCCTCGGGCACGGATCCGAAGTCGACGACATCCATGCGCCTGGAGGAGATGATCCTCTTGCCCGGCTCGGAGAGCCTGTCGAACGGGATCGCCAACCCCGGGGGCGGCGCGTCCTCCCCCAGCGTCGCGGCGAACCGCATCTCGTGGCGCTGCTCGTCCCATAGGGCGACGAGTGCGCGCTCGCGGTCGAGCGCGTGCATGATCACGTCGGCCAGCGAGTCGAGCAGCGGCTCGAGGTCCGTCTGCCGCGAGAGCGCCTCGGCGGCGCTCAGCAGCAGGCGCGTCGTCTCGAGCTCCTGTGCCAGGGCTTCCTCGGCACGCTTGCGCTCGGTGATGTCGTCGAAGACGGCGACGAATCGCCCCTCCCCCGGCCTGTAGGCCGAGACGGCGTACCACTTCTCGAGCGGCTGCGCGTACTGCTCGAACCGGATCGGCTCGCCGGTCAGGGCGACGCGGCCGTAGCGGCCGATCCAGTCGGCGGGGTCGTGCTCTACCCCGGGCAGCACCTCGGTCACGCGCTTGCCGACGATCTCGCTCGCCTTGAGCCCGCTGAGCCTCTCGAAGGCTTCGTTCACCTCGAGGAAGACGTAGTCCACCGGCTCCCCCCGCTCGTTGACGACGATCTCGTGCAGCGCGAAGCCGTCGATGAGGTTGGTGAAGAGGTTGCGGTACTTCGCCTCGCTCTCGCGCAGGGCCTCGCGCGTCTCTACCTCGGCCGTCACGTCGGTCTTCGTGTCGAGGATCAGCTTCCCCGCGGCGGCCTCCAGGCGCGAGGTCTCGAAGGTGTAGTAACGCGTCCGCGTGATCCCGGGCTCGACCTCCACCTCGAGCGGCAGGTCCTGCGCCCGCCAGGGCACGCCCGTCTCGAGCACTTCGTGGAAACGCGGGATCGCCAAGGCTGCGAGCTCGGGCCAGACCTCGGAGAAGGTGCGCTCG
It includes:
- a CDS encoding SpoIIE family protein phosphatase is translated as MVKRARIAWKLAAIYMVVAVPLVTILAVVYRQWYDTRVAQVEQERLGVARLAGTAFELLVKDMLGTAGALGQSQVARDPGSPESVQALQRFQEAYPVRYAAVTDPRGRVLSSSGTVPEGEDLSGDPAFGACLRSASGEGIEPSARHEHDGVGFHLARRIDDADGDTVGVMMVLVDVTALPEALEDVVGMERGGMSIIDSRGRLVFQNEDPGLARRLEDWTPRHPSVESAIRGETVVLRHWSGPTPSGEERVAAFVPIERLGWAAGASVPHREALGPFYRSLLVGLPLTAAVVGLALLASVLLSSSIRRSLTVVADDARRIGSGELGRPVRSERTDEIGDVARSLEDARTSLRSHVEGLTRLGEVGRELAGATEADVVKRAVAQGARSLFDPVAVWVYVFEEGGAPTAPYLWDVPGRTVPKELASFRLSPDEGATGRVMRTGEEALIADASHDECVLDGELARYLGFRSLAVLPLGSKGRRFGVLGIAFREEDARESGRALQLLRAFAGQVAVAIDNVRLFESERERSARLSTLRDVASLVTSSLDSKAVVERALESVIRHLGVTAASVWMLQGRRRLALVGGLGFPPAFFEDFADGVALDEPYEVVRAIREGNMVVHEDAATSDVSTRVRDAYRRYGIELGSLVVVPLLAKEETIGSLTLAWPRPRIFGEEERAFVASLADTFTTGLQNASLFERAQEAARLGDALNLVDDLVHSTLRPEEVFSEVLEVAATSIGCDSSALDLVEDGAWVPTHIWHLPAEILGRRFEPRDVPFVDIAAATKAPVAVEDALHDPRTSREVQERYNIPSVVVAPLTRRERVEGALFFNYHSPHRFSQGEVDFARKVASSVSLALENARLYENERHVSETLQETLLALPESIHGLEFAPLYHSATEMARVGGDFYDLFELGHGLVGVTVGDISGKGIDAAVLTSLVKNTIRAHAAEREGNPAEVLRLADDVLYRWSPPEIFATVFFGVIRPDGRLLYCNAGHTTAALVCRGGVERLEADSPLIGALPDVEFRESETGMAEDDLLFLYTDGLIEARSADGELYGEERLFELLAHMGGVSAAEAVRRAADEVLAFGGGRLTDDLAVLAIRPRPAG
- a CDS encoding PAS domain-containing protein, coding for MPREALRSDLLRSILDREPVGVCLYQPTDGADFVHAYVNPAFQALKPFRPMLERTFSEVWPELAALAIPRFHEVLETGVPWRAQDLPLEVEVEPGITRTRYYTFETSRLEAAAGKLILDTKTDVTAEVETREALRESEAKYRNLFTNLIDGFALHEIVVNERGEPVDYVFLEVNEAFERLSGLKASEIVGKRVTEVLPGVEHDPADWIGRYGRVALTGEPIRFEQYAQPLEKWYAVSAYRPGEGRFVAVFDDITERKRAEEALAQELETTRLLLSAAEALSRQTDLEPLLDSLADVIMHALDRERALVALWDEQRHEMRFAATLGEDAPPPGLAIPFDRLSEPGKRIISSRRMDVVDFGSVPEAERRATASLRLGLTLYVPIVHGERLIGYIYVDSPGERREYTDHDMRLAAAIAGQAGVAVENARLHEEQRRSLRVLKDKDRAIRQAYSDVIDAVTGGRLILLGRDEIDSSIIARAGAPHELREPSQLAEARTRVRAALGEIPEVGDLLVAFSEGATNMLKHAGGGTYRICREGHRVQFILADEGPGIDFRNLPKATLVPGFSTGQTLGMGFTLMMELTDRLLLSSDPGGTTLLLEKDLAHGKRPVAAGTGEERHPAGRGDAVTARVAAPPGMRSGSGYLASLLRRG